Proteins from a single region of Diabrotica undecimpunctata isolate CICGRU unplaced genomic scaffold, icDiaUnde3 ctg00002846.1, whole genome shotgun sequence:
- the LOC140432105 gene encoding adenylate kinase isoenzyme 1-like isoform X1: MERGELVPMQIVLELIRNAIVKALPTSKGFLIDGYPRERDQGVLFEENVAPVNMIIFFEASEQTLIDRLLGRAKTSGRVDDNLETIKKRLKTFNTYTNAILEHYDSKLVKINAERTTDEIFAEVTSVLDTLMA; this comes from the exons ATGGAACGCGGTGAACTAGTTCCCATGCAGATAGTACTAGAGCTCATTAGAAACGCTATCGTTAAAGCTCTGCCAACATCGAAGGGATTCCTCATTGACGGATATCCCAGAGAAAGGGACCAAGGAGTTTTGTTCGAGGAAAACGTAGCACCCGTTAACATGATTATATTTTTCGAAGCATCAGAACAAACTCTAATCGATAGATTATTGGGCAGGGCGAAAACTTCAGGAAGAGTCGACGACAACCTTGAAACGATTAAGAAGAGGTTGAAGACCTTCAATACCTATACCAATGCGATTTTGGAACACTACGATAGCAAGTTGGTCAAG atCAATGCAGAACGAACAACAGATGAAATTTTTGCCGAAGTGACATCAGTTCTGGACACTCTGATGGCTTAA
- the LOC140432105 gene encoding adenylate kinase isoenzyme 1-like isoform X2 translates to MERGELVPMQIVLELIRNAIVKALPTSKGFLIDGYPRERDQGVLFEENVAPVNMIIFFEASEQTLIDRLLGRAKTSGRVDDNLETIKKRLKTFNTYTNAILEHYDSKLVKINAETTNLLF, encoded by the exons ATGGAACGCGGTGAACTAGTTCCCATGCAGATAGTACTAGAGCTCATTAGAAACGCTATCGTTAAAGCTCTGCCAACATCGAAGGGATTCCTCATTGACGGATATCCCAGAGAAAGGGACCAAGGAGTTTTGTTCGAGGAAAACGTAGCACCCGTTAACATGATTATATTTTTCGAAGCATCAGAACAAACTCTAATCGATAGATTATTGGGCAGGGCGAAAACTTCAGGAAGAGTCGACGACAACCTTGAAACGATTAAGAAGAGGTTGAAGACCTTCAATACCTATACCAATGCGATTTTGGAACACTACGATAGCAAGTTGGTCAAG ATCAATGCAGAAACAACTAAccttcttttttaa